A genomic region of Polypterus senegalus isolate Bchr_013 chromosome 17, ASM1683550v1, whole genome shotgun sequence contains the following coding sequences:
- the galk1 gene encoding galactokinase — MTAHETPSLSGLVDEARAVFRKSFEDVRPTLTAVAPGRVNLIGEHTDYNQGFVLPMALPMCTVIVGIPTSDKFAVIVTAAKEADEPHKIDFPIPEGSSPLKPGEPKWANYVKGVVQYYRAGPLPGFKAVIASNVPLGGGLSSSASLEVAMYTFLQQLCPDDGDLVKKALACQRAEHDFANMPCGIMDQFISVMAKEGHGLLIDCRSLEFFPVPLTDNKLIILVTNSNVRHTLSGSEYPTRRKQCEQAALALNKPSLREASIEDLEAARDKLDEETFRRARHVIGEIDRTSQAAEELKLGNYREFGKLMVESHNSLRDDYEVSCPELDQLVKLALEVDGVYGSRMTGGGFGGCTVTLLNSSAVEKTTKHIQKHYSGVPTFYITTPSEGARSLTF, encoded by the exons ATGACAGCCCACGAAACGCCAAGCTTGTCTGGTCTGGTGGACGAAGCCCGCGCAGTGTTTCGGAAGAGCTTCGAGGACGTGCGGCCCACTTTGACAGCCGTAGCACCCGGGAGAGTGAATTTAATCGGCGAGCACACAGATTACAACCAGGGATTCGTGCTGCCCATG GCTTTGCCTATGTGCACAGTTATAGTGGGAATTCCAACATCAGACAAGTTTGCTGTCATTGTAACTGCAGCAAAAGAAGCCGATGAACCCCACAAGATCGATTTCCCAATTCCTGAAGGTTCCAGTCCTCTTAAACCTGGGGAGCCCAAATGGGCCAATTATGTGAAGGGAGTTGTCCAGTATTATAGAG CGGGTCCTCTTCCAGGCTTCAAGGCTGTAATAGCGAGTAATGTGCCACTTGGAGGTGGGCTCTCCAGCTCTGCATCTCTCGAGGTTGCTATGTATACCTTCTTGCAACAGCTTTGCCCAG ATGATGGAGATTTGGTGAAAAAAGCACTTGCTTGTCAGAGAGCGGAACATGATTTTGCAAACATGCCTTGTGGAATTATGGACCAGTTTATATCAGTCATGGCCAAAGAAGGACATGGACTTCTTATAGATTGCAG gTCCTTGGAATTCTTCCCTGTGCCGCTTACAGATAACAAACTCATTATCTTGGTAACAAATTCAAATGTGCGCCATACGCTGTCTGGCAGTGAGTATCCTACCCGTCGGAAGCAATGTGAACAAGCAGCTTTAGCACTTAACAAGCCGAGCCTCAGAGAAGCCTCCATAGAAGATTTGGAAG CTGCAAGGGATAAGCTTGATGAGGAGACATTCAGAAGAGCTCGCCATGTTATTGGGGAGATTGACAGGACTTCACAAGCTGCTGAAGAATTAAAACTGGGCAACTACAGGGAGTTTGGAAAACTTATGGTGGAAAGTCACAATTCcctcag AGATGACTATGAAGTAAGCTGTCCAGAGTTGGATCAATTAGTAAAGTTAGCCTTGGAAGTGGATGGTGTGTACGGCAGCAGGATGACTGGCGGGGGATTTGGAGGTTGCACTGTTACCCTGCTTAATTCTTCAGCTGTGGAGAAGACAACTAAGCACATTCAG AAACATTACAGTGGTGTGCCAACTTTCTATATCACTACACCATCAGAAGGAGCACGCAGCTTGACCTTCTGA